A window from Zingiber officinale cultivar Zhangliang chromosome 7A, Zo_v1.1, whole genome shotgun sequence encodes these proteins:
- the LOC122001465 gene encoding B-cell receptor-associated protein 31-like, translating to MFQLLFLVLFAEGAVTLILMWKIGPLRELAMRSLDQLKIGKGPATVKTLACTMSMIFVSSVTSILKIQNRGAKLGTVTPMDQVLWRTHLIEASLIGYSLFLALVIDRMHHYLRKLANLRKTVHTSREEVENLKKENQRFKDKDAISSNEIKKLNEEVTKLKEKIQKAKSVSEEHEKRAQTAEAHVASLQKQSEELLLEYDRLLEDNQILQAQALSFKS from the exons ATGTTTCAGCTGTTGTTCCTCGTTCTCTTCGCGGAGGGAGCAGTGACACTCATTTTGATGTGGAAGATCGGGCCACTGCGGGAGCTGGCAATGAGGAGCTTGGACCAGCTGAAAATAGGCAAAGGACCAGCGACAGTGAAGACATTGGCATGCACGATGTCAATGATTTTTGTATCGAGTGTAACTAGCATTCTTAAGATCCAGAACAGGGGGGCAAAGCTGGGAACAGTCACTCCAATGGATCAAGTATTGTGGAGGACTCACTTAATAGAAGCCTCGCTCATTG GCTATTCTCTGTTTCTTGCTCTGGTGATTGATCGTATGCATCACTACCTTAGGAAACTGGCTAACTTGAGAAAAACTGTTCACACTTCTCGGGAAGAAGTTGAGAATCTCAAGAAAGAGAACCAAAGGTTTAAAGACAAGGATGCAATATCCTCAAATGAAATAAAGAAGCTAAATGAAGAGGTAACGAAGTTAAAAGAGAAAATCCAGAAAGCCAAGTCAGTGTCCGAGGAGCACGAGAAAAGGGCACAGACTGCTGAAGCACATGTTGCATCCCTTCAAAAGCAGTCAGAAGAACTTCTTCTAGAGTATGACCGTTTACTGGAGGACAACCAAATCCTTCAGGCACAGGCTCTATCATTCAAAAGTTAA